From Penicillium psychrofluorescens genome assembly, chromosome: 6, one genomic window encodes:
- a CDS encoding uncharacterized protein (ID:PFLUO_009255-T1.cds;~source:funannotate) → MSHSVPDLDAIGIKAEHHLADNFRREVANLLGRNNTNFPGAQPVSFSARHLEELQQEDYYVCEKTDGIRCLMYFARGDPDSEMPEIHYLIDRKNEYRYVPGLHFPMPDDETFRSFHVDTLVDGELVLDSYEDGTQQLKYLVFDCLVLDGQSLMHRTLDKRLAYFKVKVLEPYNAMYKKFPEEKQHRAFVIEDKLTQFSYGIEMMFREIIPKVKRIHGNDGLIFTCRSTPYRIGTDEHILKWKPPSENTVDFRMRLEFPVLEPDSEDEADGITESYQDYDAVPICHLFVMLSSNEYRHWDKMYITPSEWEDLKAMNIPLDDTIVECYKDEQGRWRFHRLRDDKMDANHISTVEKVLESIEDRVTEDDLIRLAPLIKTAWKKRQATPTSESRPPRPAPPTMNGNGVKRKFEE, encoded by the coding sequence ATGTCCCACTCCGTTCCCGACCTAGATGCCATAGGCATCAAAGCCGAGCACCATCTGGCGGATAATTTTCGCCGCGAAGTCGCCAATCTGCTCGGCCGCAACAATACCAACTTCCCCGGCGCGCAACCCGTTAGCTTCTCGGCGCGACatctcgaggagctgcagcaggaAGACTACTACGTCTGTGAGAAGACGGATGGCATCCGGTGCCTCATGTACTTTGCTCGCGGGGATCCTGACTCCGAAATGCCTGAGATCCATTACCTGATTGACCGCAAAAACGAGTACCGCTACGTTCCCGGCTTGCACTTTCCTATGCCAGACGATGAGACCTTTCGATCATTTCACGTTGATACCCTGGTGGACGGTGAGCTGGTCCTCGACTCATACGAGGATGGGACGCAGCAGCTCAAGTACCTGGTGTTTGACTGTCTGGTGCTCGACGGACAAAGCTTGATGCACCGCACGCTCGACAAGCGCCTGGCATATTTCAAAGTCAAGGTGCTGGAGCCTTACAATGCCATGTACAAAAAGTTTCCCGAGGAAAAACAGCACCGCGCGTTTGTCATCGAGGACAAGTTAACGCAGTTCAGCTACGGCATTGAGATGATGTTCCGCGAGATCATTCCGAAGGTCAAGCGCATTCACGGGAATGACGGCCTCATCTTCACCTGCCGCAGCACGCCCTACCGAATCGGCACAGACGAGCACATCCTCAAGTGGAAACCTCCCTCCGAGAACACGGTCGACTTTCGCATGCGCCTGGAGTTCCCCGTCCTAGAACCCGACTCCGAAGACGAAGCCGACGGCATCACAGAGTCATACCAGGACTACGATGCGGTCCCCATCTGCCATCTATTCGTCATGCTCTCCTCCAACGAGTACCGCCATTGGGACAAGATGTACATCACCCCGTCAGAGTGGGAGGACCTCAAAGCCATGAACATCCCGCTCGACGATACCATTGTAGAGTGTTACAAAGACGAACAGGGCCGCTGGCGCTTCCACCGTCTTCGCGACGACAAAATGGATGCGAACCATATCTCCACGGTCGAGAAAGTACTCGAGAGTATCGAAGACCGGGTCACCGAGGACGATCTCATCCGCCTTGCCCCGCTCATCAAGACGGCCTGGAAGAAACGCCAGGCAACCCCGACCTCGGAGAGCAGACCGCCCCGGCCCGCGCCACCTACTATGAATGGGAATGGCGTCAAGCGGAAATTCGAAGAGtga
- a CDS encoding uncharacterized protein (ID:PFLUO_009256-T1.cds;~source:funannotate) yields the protein MATNGDAGRGSGSLVDASGYKFSEKDTKPGKIKVKKTSKASAKKKADDAKDGPIDNSPTDSPLPTLDEKLLASFPTGKPREEDLLETVICKHCKRPILKQVAPAHLRDCLKAKQEKARKKKEAREARDREKAVGKDGEDDKADAADDAMKGQKSAKKSAVKGTTEDGTKKGKKRKADADDDKDSKEPKKKKKKDEPKAKAAKPKGPVDVEKQCGVTLPNGAQCARSLTCKSHSMGAKRAVPGRSLPYDMLLQQYQKKNQARQQKAAIDANAPLQEDLETNGPVDSDEERDSVMAAITRSAPQPLVTHHLITTKKKYKYVRVKEQMLHAMGGRGGGLFSTDDSQPLLGGNIFQPVDASMTSSSPMMPTSDEPGALPATAGDMNKKGPVQAARKTPIAAVS from the exons ATGGCTACGAACGGCGATGCAGGCCGAG GCTCAGGAAGCTTGGTCGATGCGTCGGGGTACAAGTTCTCTGAGAAAGATACCAAGcccggcaagatcaaggtgaagaagacatCCAAGGCCtcggccaagaagaaagcagacG ATGCGAAAGATGGTCCCATCGACAACTCCCCGACAGACTCGCCTCTCCCCACGCTGGATGAGAAGTTGTTAGCTTCGTTCCCTACCGGCAAGCCGCGCGAGGAGGACCTTCTAGAGACAGTGATCTGCAAGCACTGCAAGCGACCCATCCTGAAACAAGTTGCCCCCGCGCACCTGCGCGACTGTTTGAAAGCGAAACAAGAGAAagcgcggaagaagaaagaagcccGCGAGGCACGCGACCGCGAGAAGGCCGTTGGCaaggatggggaggacgaCAAAGCCGACGCAGCCGATGACGCCATGAAAGGCCAGAAGAGCgcgaagaagagcgccgTCAAGGGTACGACCGAGGACGGCAcgaagaaaggcaagaagcgcaaggccgatgccgacgacgacaaggacagcaaggaacccaagaaaaagaagaagaaggatgagcccaaggccaaggctgctAAACCCAAAGGCCCTGTTGATGTCGAGAAACAGTGCGGTGTTACCCTCCCCAACGGAGCGCAGTGCGCTCGCTCTCTTACTTGCAAGAGCCATTCGATGGGCGCCAAGCGTGCGGTCCCCGGAAGATCGCTGCCGTATGATATGCTGCTTCAGCAGTatcagaagaagaaccaggCCCGACAGCAGA AGGCTGCCATCGATGCCAATGCTCCGCTCCAAGAAGATCTCGAGACCAACGGCCCGGTCGACTCGGACGAAGAGAGAGATTCGGTCATGGCCGCGATTACTCGTTCAGCACCTCAACCCTTGGTCACCCACCACCTGATCACCACGAAGAAAAAGTACAAGTATGTACGAGTCAAAGAGCAGATGCTGCACGCCATgggcggccgtggcggcggcctATTTTCAACAGACGACAGCCAACCCCTGCTGGGTGGGAATATCTTTCAACCTGTCGATGCCAGCAtgacatcctcgtcgccgatGATGCCCACCAGTGACGAACCCGGCGCTCTTCCTGCGACTGCTGGTGACATGAACAAGAAGGGCCCCGTCCAAGCTGCTCGCAAGACTCCGATAGCGGCAGTATCATGA
- a CDS encoding uncharacterized protein (ID:PFLUO_009258-T1.cds;~source:funannotate) translates to MSLFRVGGTACLRVSRLAAPVNARFVSNVKTTPADPPSTPRKESELINKETPSEAMSRHQPDYDATIDHGTSQFSPVPKRVMDGSEPGETVPAAVLSGAPTDLQARTVRIYRPTKPATQSGNWHAHHWRMDWDILQKGHRWENPLMGWQSSADGMQGTNLTFKSKEDAILFAQKQGYEYFVQEPNERRFVPKAYANNFLFESRKLKHIKTK, encoded by the exons ATGTCGCTCTTCAGAGTTGGGGGCACTGCCTGCCTTCGGGTGAGCCGATTGGCTGCTCCCGTCAATGCCCGCTTCGTCTCCAATGTCAAGACCACCCCGGCCGACCCTCCGAGCACGCCTCGGAAGGAGAGCGAGCTGATCAACAAGGAGACCCCTTCGGAGGCCATGTCCCGTCATCAGCCGGATTATGATGCCACCATTGATCACGGCACCTC ACAATTCTCTCCAGTCCCCAAGCGGGTGATGGACGGCAGCGAACCCGGCGAGACCGTCCCCGCTGCTGTTCTCTCCGGCGCTCCGACCGATTTGCAGGCTCGTACTGTCAG AATCTACCGCCCCACGAAGCCCGCGACTCAGTCCGGAAATTGGCATGCGCACCACTGGCGGATGGACTGGGATATTTTGCAAAAGGGACACCGATGGGAGAACCCGCTGATGGGCTGGCAGTCGTCTGCCGATGGGATGCAGGGAACCAACCTGACCTtcaagtccaaggaggatgcgATTCTGTTTGCGCAGAAGCAGGGCTACGAGTACTTTGTTCAGGAGCCGAACGAGCGCCGCTTCGTGCCCAAGGCGTATGCGAACAACTTCCTGTTCGAATCGAGGAAGCTCAAGCATATCAAGACGAAATGA
- a CDS encoding uncharacterized protein (ID:PFLUO_009257-T1.cds;~source:funannotate) has protein sequence MRATTFLLGAATFLAVTPSAWAANSQCVTACETDHPVISMCNGNETGKALAECTCASFTDTSPMIKCIKKCPTADQSQYAAGLPSLCRGELFPGVQVSSTTATSASGGATSAGASPSQSTAASPTTTNGAAINAPTQIAMMGAVLAGLLV, from the coding sequence ATGCGTGCTACTaccttcctcctcggcgcggcCACCTTCCTGGCCGTGACCCCATCGGCCTGGGCCGCAAACAGCCAATGCGTGACGGCCTGCGAGACCGACCACCCAGTTATCTCGATGTGCAATGGCAACGAGACAGGCAAAGCGCTTGCCGAATGCACTTGTGCAAGTTTTACAGACACAAGCCCCATGATCAAGTGCATCAAGAAGTGCCCTACGGCCGACCAGTCACAGTATGCTGCTGGCTTGCCTTCTCTGTGCCGCGGAGAGCTCTTCCCTGGGGTCCAAGTCTCGAGCACGACGGCAACGAGTGCATCGGGTGGAGCCACTTCCGCTGGTGCGTCGCCGTCGCAGTCCACTGCGGCGAGCCCGACTACTACCAATGGCGCTGCCATAAATGCGCCGACCCAGATCGCTATGATGGGTGCTGTGTTGGCTGGATTGTTGGTGTAG
- a CDS encoding uncharacterized protein (ID:PFLUO_009254-T1.cds;~source:funannotate) — MRLYTALLGLLAPSLCIAANPSLVKLPADFKVPQVFKNTNLVRNTNLEKAYVRETVNVVVENVDKQSQSDYYIPFPSKIFGRVGGFEVRDKKAPEKGRFEVDATEVDPSSGNQYFVVHLSEPLAPKAEITLGISYSILSSLHPRPATINQADQQYLSYTFSAYVPSAYQTVTQKTKLKFPSTKVPDYTTTSGIKTDSGEDPERKGTTYTYGPYNTAKVAPGTEHPITVRYEFTNPVITAHLLERDLEVSHWGGNLATEERYWLRNNGSQLINHFSRVEWTLANYQKLPSSAVREIVYPLQPGSVDPYFTDDIGNVSTSRFRPGTAKTPAHLELKPRYPIFGGWNYSFRVGWNQDLTRYLRRAVGGSDSYVLKVPFLEGPKVPEGVQYERVVVRVVLPEGAHNVRFQTVDGTASNGLPGANHITSHLSSLKTYMDTLGRTTLTLEVDSLTDEARNSQLVITYEHSLVDSLRKPATMFAGVLSVFVAAWLIGKIDISIKKR, encoded by the exons ATGAGGCTATACACTGCCTTGCTCGGGCTGCTTGCACCCAGCCTGTGCATTGCCGCCAACCCGTCTCTCGTGAAGCTGCCCGCCGACTTCAAGGTGCCGCAGGTCTTCAAGAACACCAATCTCGTGCGCAACACCAACCTGGAGAAGGCTTACGTACGGGAGACTGTCAATGTTGTCGTGGAGAATGTCGACAAGCAGTCGCAGAGCGATTACTACATCCCTTTCCCGTCAAAGATATTTGGTCGCGTTGGAGGTTTCGAGGTCCGGGACAAGAAAGCTCCAGAGAAGGGCCGCTTCGAGGTAGATGCTACGGAGGTTGATCCGTCGAG CGGCAACCAATACTTCGTGGTACACCTCTCAGAGCCCCTAGCCCCGAAGGCCGAAATCACTCTGGGGATCTCGTACTCAATCCTGTCTTCTCTCCACCCGCGTCCGGCGACCATCAACCAGGCCGACCAGCAGTACCTGAGCTACACCTTCTCAGCCTATGTGCCTTCAGCCTACCAGACCGTCACGCAAAAGACCAAACTGAAGTTTCCCAGCACCAAGGTGCCCGACTACACAACCACTTCCGGCATCAAGACTGATTCAGGCGAGGACCCGGAACGCAAGGGCACGACCTACACATACGGGCCCTACAACACCGCCAAGGTGGCCCCCGGCACCGAGCACCCGATCACTGTGCGGTACGAGTTCACCAACCCCGTGATCACCGCCCACCTTCTGGAACGCGACCTGGAAGTGTCGCATTGGGGCGGTAATCTGGCCACAGAGGAGCGATACTGGCTGCGGAACAACGGGTCGCAGCTGATCAATCACTTCTCGCGCGTCGAGTGGACGCTCGCCAACTACCAGAAACTACCCTCATCCGCGGTGCGCGAGATCGTGTACCCGCTGCAACCCGGCTCGGTCGATCCGTACTTCACCGACGATATCGGCAACGTCTCGACCAGCCGCTTCCGTCCCGGTACGGCCAAGACCCCCGCGCACTTGGAGCTGAAGCCCCGGTACCCGATCTTCGGTGGCTGGAACTACAGCTTCCGCGTGGGCTGGAACCAGGATCTGACGCGGTATCTGCGCCGTGCGGTCGGTGGTTCTGACTCGTACGTGCTCAAGGTACCGTTCCTTGAGGGGCCCAAGGTTCCCGAGGGCGTTCAGTATGAGCGCGTGGTCGTGCGTGTGGTTCTGCCCGAGGGCGCACACAATGTCCGTTTCCAGACTGTTGATGGCACTGCCAGCAACGGTCTCCCCGGCGCAAACCACATTACTTCGCATTTGTCCTCGCTCAAGACTTATATGGACACTCTGGGTCGCACCACGCTGACTCTGGAGGTTGATAGTCTGACCGATGAAGCGCGCAACTCGCAGCTGGTG ATCACCTACGAGCACTCGCTGGTAGACTCCCTGCGTAAGCCCGCCACGATGTTCGCGGGTGTGCTGTCGGTCTTTGTCGCGGCGTGGTTGATTGGAAAGATTGACATCAGCATCAAGAAGCGCTAA
- a CDS encoding uncharacterized protein (ID:PFLUO_009259-T1.cds;~source:funannotate) produces MSYVVRRGLSTLIPPKIASPNAIGAAQDAARMQRVVNFYAGLPRGPAPEVKATGLIGRYQARYFGKNPSGVPIVHAIGAILILGYSMEYYFHLRHHKNHPH; encoded by the exons ATGAGCTACGTCGTTCGCCGAGGTCTCTCGACCTTGATCCCCCCCAAG ATCGCTTCCCCCAAT GCCATCGGCGCCGCTCAGGATGCCGCTCGCATGCAGCGTGTTGTGAACTTCTACGCCGGCCTCCCCCGTGGCCCTGCTCCTGAGGTCAAGGCCACCGGTCTGATCGGCCGCTACCAGGCCCGCTACTTTGGCAAGAACCCGTCTGGCGTTC CCATCGTGCACGCCATCGGTGCGATCTTGATCCTGGGCTACAGCATGGAGTACTACTTCCACCTGC GCCACCACAAGAACCACCCTCACTAA